A segment of the Spirochaetota bacterium genome:
TAGCGTGGGCGGCATCGCCGACGGAAGGACTATGGCGGCCGCCTTCACCCTGGGCGCGGAAGGCGTCATGATGGCGAGCCGGTTTATGGCCACGAAGGAATGCCTTGTTCATGAGCGCATCAAGCAGGAGATTCTCAAGCGCCAGGAATTCGAAACAACGCTTATCTGCAAGACACTGGGATTGCAGGGACGGGCGCTTCGTAATAAAACGGTGGAGCAGGTCCTCGATCTCGAGTCAAAGAGCTGCGGCTTCGAGGATCTCATCCCCCTCATTTCCGGGAAACGGGTGAAGGAGGCATGGGAAAACGGCGATGTCGATGTTGCGCCCATGATGGTGGGCCAGTCGATAGGGCTTATCAAAGATATCCCCACATGTAAGGAATTGCTCGATCGCATGGTTCGCGAGGCGAAGGAGCATCTCGCCCGCCTGCAGCGTATGCTGTAGAACTCAACGAACGGCATGTTGTAAAAGGGGGCGGATATCCGCTCCTTTTTTTATAGGGGCTGATAACTCGCTTCAGTTGACGCTTTATTGTGCCGAACAGGGAAGTGATGGGAAACAGGGCTCATAATTTCGCCGATACGCACATACTCGTCGCCGAATGCGAAAGGATAATCGCGCTCGACCTGAGGGGAATGCTCAACCGCATGGGATACGCCACGATAGAGCACGCCTATTCAAGCGAAGAGGCGCTGATAAAGATCAGGAACCAGAAACCCGATGTACTTATAATGGATGAGCTTATAGACGGGCACTCCCACGGAGGCGAGCTGGGCAAATCCATCGCGCGCAATTTTAAAATTCCCGTCATGCTGCTCACGGCTTCCCTGGATGAAAGCCGGCATCACGCGCGGATGCGCAATGTGCGCCTGGTCCACAAACCGTTTGGGGAAAAAGAGATTCTCGCTTCGCTCAAATCAATTTTGAAGAACAAATGACCTTTCCTCCGGCCTTTTCGGCTTTCCTTCCATATTTGTAAAAATGATTTGCTTTCCAGGGCATCGCGCGCTACGCAGGGTTTTCCAACGCGTGGAGGCAGGAAAATGAGCCGTGTCGTGAATTCCCCATGGATGCCCGCCTATGACAGGCGGTAAACCTGTTTCGCCGGGCGGCCGGCCGAACACGCTCTTCTCGGAGGATACGGAGCTCAAGCGCGAGCTTGGCCTCACGGAAACCGTATCCATCGTCATAGGAAGAATAATCGGCTCAGGAATATTCCGTACCCCCGGCATCATCATGGCCTGCACGCTCTCCACGGGGCTTTTCGGCCTCGTGTGGCTGGTTGGAGGGATCATCACCATTTTCGGAGCCATGAGTTACGCAGAGCTTGTGGCGATGATACCCAAATCGGGCGGACCGTATGTCTTTTTACGCGAGGCGTACAACCCCATCTGGGCATTTTTGCGCGGGTGGGCCATGTTTTTCGTCGCCGAAACCGGCTCCATCGCCGCGGTAGCCCTCGTCTTCGCGGAGCATACCGGCGCCCTGATCAGAATAAGCACGGGAGAGGGGCTCTCGGGGACTGGTATCCTGGCAGTGGCATGCGCGACGATCTGGGTGCTCACCCTGGTGAACTGCTTCGGCGTGTTTTTAAGCGGCGTGGTCCAGGACGTGTTCAGTTTCGTGAAGGTCCTCGCGCTGGGTGCCGTGATCGGGACCTGCTTCACCGCGCCCGGCGATTTTGCCCACTTTAGCGCTCCCCTGTGGCCCGAACAATTCACCTGGGGAACGCTCCTCGCGTTCGGGACGGCGATGCGCTATTCCTTTTTCGCCTACAGCGGATGGGAAGGCGCTACCTACGTCGCGGAAGAGGTAAAGAATCCCCGGCGCAACCTGCCGATTTCGCTTTTCGTGGGAATATCCGGTGTGTTCATTCTTTATATAGGCGCGAATTCCGCGTACCTGTACCAGCTTCCCGTCGAACAATTCAAGGAATCGAGCTGGATCGCCGTGGACGCGATTCAAATGGCCGCGGGCGCCCTTGGCGGGGCGCTCATATCCGGGGCGGTGATGCTGAACACGTTTGGAAACGTAGGTACGCAGATCCTGTGCAAGGCGCGCACCTGGCAGGCGATGGCCTCCGACGGCCTCTTCTTTAAAAAGCTCTCGGAGATCCATCCTCGCTACAAGACGCCCAACTATTCACTTATCTTCCAGGGGGCCTGGGCGACGGTGCTTCTCGCGTTCGCCGCCGCCGAGAAAAACTCCTACGAGGCGATCATCGATTTTTTCACCGTTACGGGAACCGTCTTCAACATCATGACCTTCGCCTCGGTATTCATACTAAGAAAAAAATATCCGGACGCGCCGCGCCCCTACAAGGCATGGCTGTATCCGTACAGCGTCGTCGCCGTGATAGTGTTTCACCTGGCGTACCTGGCGATCACCCTCATCACGGCGTTTGTTCCATCGATGCTCGGGCTCCTGCTCACGTCGTCGGGACTCCTGTATTATTACCGGGAAAAGATTTTCCGGCGTGCGGCAAAAACCGGTGCGGGGAACGGCTGATGGAGAATCGGACCCCCCCAACAATGAAAGAACGCGCGCGATCGATGGATCGATTTCTCTCCGATTCGCTCCCGGGCTACCTGCGGGTGCTTTCCGACATGATCGCGATTAATTCGCATACCATGAACGCGGCGGGCGTGAACAGGCTTTGCGATTATACCCGCGCCGTGTTCGAGAAGCGCGGCTTCACGGGAAGGAAAATTAGCTCGGTATATAAAGGATGCGGCAACCACCTGCTCCTTTCCAGGGCCGGTACTTCGCCGGAGAAGATAGGCTGCGTTTCCCACCTCGATACCGTGTTCACCGCAGAGGAGGAAGTGCGCAACGGCTTCGTCTTCAGAATAGCCGGGGACCGCATATACGGTCCGGGCGCCAATGACATCAAGGGCGGCACTGCGGTGATGCTCATGATGATCGACGCCTTGAGGCGTTTCGCACCCGATGCATTCGAACGTTTTTCATGGGAGCTTCTCTTCGATGCGACGGAGGAAACGGAATCCGACGACTTCGGGGCGATCGCGAGGGAGGCGCTGGGAACGACCGGCAGGGCATGCCTCGTCTTCGAGAGCGGGGAGCACGCGGAAAACGAATTCATTTTGACCGCCGCGCGCAAGGGAAGGGCCGTCATGCGGGTAACCACTTCAGGGAAAAGTGCCCACGCGGGAAGCGATCATGCGCGCGGTGCGAGCGCGATCCTCCAGATGGCCGACCTGCTTCCGAAACTGGAAGCGCTTACCGACTATGCCGCGGGGCTTACCTGCACCGTAGGGACGGTAGAGGGGGGGACTGCGCTCAACAGGGTTCCCGACAGCTGCGATGCCGGGATGGAGATCCGCGCGTTCGACCCGGCGGTTCTTTCCGGGGCGGTCGAAAAAGCACTTTCATATAATGGGTATTCGACCGTGGGGAGCGCGGACGGATCGTTCCGCTGCGTCGCGCGCGTCGAGCTGCTCCGGACGAACCCCTCGTGGCCCATGAATCCCGGCACCGGTTCACTCGTTGCGGCATGGTCCAGGGCGGCAGCAGTAATGGGGAAGGGAATTCTCGCCGCGCCCCGGGGTGGGATCAGCGATGGAAATTTATTGTGGGATACTCTCCCGGTTATCGACGGCCTGGGACCGGCAGGTGATAATTGCCATTGCGCGGAATCGACCGCCGACGGCTTAAAGGAACAGGAATACGCGCTCATGTCCTCGTTCGTGCCGAAGGCGGTCTTGAGCGCGCTCGCCTTATGCGAGCTTGCGCGGAAGGATGACGGTACGGACGGGGGGATGCATGATGCGGGTTGATAGTATGAGCGACGGCGTCCGCGCGCGCCTCATGCTGGTGTGTGCGGCGGTTCTCTGGAGTACCGGCGGCATTTTCATCAAGATGATCGATCTGCATCCCATGTCCATCGCGGGATGGCGCAGCCTCATTGCCGCGATTACCCTTCTCCTGCTGGTGGGAAAACCGAAGATCACCTGGTCGTTGCCGCAAATGGGGGGCGGGATCGCCTACGTGGGGACGGTCATCCTGTTCGTCATCTCGAACAAGCTAACAACCGCGGCCAACGCGATCATACTTCAGTACACCGCCCCGATCTACGTAGCCCTCTTGGGCATAATAATACTAAAAGAAAAAGTCGGCCTGCGGGGATGGCTCACCATGGCGCTCGCCCTGTGCGGCGTGGCGATGTTTTTCGGCGACAAGATCGACGCGGGGGGACAGCTGGGCAATATCCTGTCGGTGGTGAGCGGCCTTTCGCTGGCATTCCTCATAATCGCGCTCAGGTACCAGAAAAGCGGTTCGCCGGCTGAAACCATACTGGTGGGCAATGTGATCACCGCGCTGGTATGCCTGCCGTTCATGGGCGCGCAGATTCCGAATGCCCGCATGGCGATTCCCCTCGTGCTCCTGGGAACGCTGCAGCTGGGCCTGGCCTATTACCTGTACGCGAACGCTATAAAATACGTACCCGCGCTTGAAGCGATAATAATTCCGATCATCGAGCCCATACTCAATCCGCTCTGGGTTTTCATTTTCATGGGGGAGCGTCCCGGCGCATGGTCCCTCGCGGGCGGGGGGGTGGTGCTGGTTTCCGTTACCGCCTACTGCATCCTGACGCGGGTCAACGGCTCGCCGGCGCTCCGGGACGACACCGCCCCGACGGGCTAGCGACCCAGGAAGTTGCCGTTCCAGACCGCGGGCATGACGAGCCCTTCACGCGTGGTGTAGGTGCCCATGCCTTCGCTGGCGCCGTTTTTCCACTGCCCGCGAAACTTGTCACCGTTGGGAAGCGTCACCGTCCCGTTCCCGTGCGGGTATCCGTTTTCCCATTGCCCCTGGTAAGTCAAACCGTCCGACTTCGAATATACGCCATCGCCGTGCCGCTTGCCCTTGGCCCAGTCGCCGTCATATTTGTCGCCGTTCGACCAGGTCATGACCCCCTTGCCGTTCGGGGCGTCATCTTTCCATGCGCCGGCGTATCTGGCCCCATCCACCCATACATACGTGCCTTCTCCGTTGGTGCAATCGCCCTTTTCGCAATCCGCGAACGCGGGGAGAAGGCCGCTGGCTGCAAGTAGGAGGATTAATATCGAAACCGTGATTTTCATGCCGGACCGCTGATGTTTTTATATTTATGATGATACTGATAAAACCAACGCACAGCAAGCGCTTTTTCACAAGTCATTTTTACCTGTAGCAGAGGGGCAACCAGGGGTTTATCCCGGCACGAAACGCACACCCCCACAGGGATGACCGCCAGGAATGCAGATACACTACGTATTTGATCGTGCCTCATATCCCGTCAGCAGTGCCTTTCCCCCGGCCGGATCACGCCTGCGTAATCCAAAAAACGAACGTTCGTTCGTAAAAAATGTTGACAGATTTTCGCCGATATTGCATCCTACTCAAAGGATGCCGGTGTGAATGGCGTGAACGCGATTAATGAGATATACCGACCGGAACGCAACCGGATGCGGAAGGGGAATAACTCCCCCACAGCAGCCGGCTGCAATGACCGATACGCGAATCGGTCAAAATCCCGCCTATAACGGCACAATAACCAGGTAAGGGGGGCGCTATGGACTTTGGAATATCCGATAAAATGCAGACCATCCTCACAATGATCAACGAGTTCGTCGACCGAGAGCTCATCCCGCTCGAACACCAGTTCGTCAACGCGGAGTTCCGCGACATGGTGGGGTTGCTCGCCGAGAAGCGTAAGATGGTCAAGCAGATGGAGCTCTGGGGACCCAATATACCGGCGGACCTGGGCGGCATGGGACTTCCGCTCGTGGAGCACGGACTCGTGTCCGAGGCGCTGGGCCGCTCTCCCCTGGGCCATTACGTATTCGGATGTCAGGCGCCCGATGCCGGGAACATAGAAATCCTGCATCAGCACGGCACAAAAGAGCAAAAGGAGAAATACCTCAAGCCTCTCGCGGCGGGGGACATCCGCAGTTGCTTTTCGATGACCGAGGTCAACATGCCCGGCTCAAACCCGGTGATGATGGAGACGACCGCGGTGAAGGAAGGGGGCGATTACATTATAAACGGGCAGAAATGGTACACATCGAGCGCGGACGGGTCGAAATTCGCCATCGTTATGGCGGTGACCAATCCGGAGGCGCCCCTGTACCAGCAGGCGAGCATGATCATCGTTCCCACCGATACGCCCGGGTTCAACCTGGTGCGCAACATTCCGGTCATGGGCCATTCGGGGAGCGATTACGCGAGTCATGGGGAAATACTCTACCAGTCCTGCAGGGTGCCGCAGGCGAACCTCCTGGGCAAGGAGGGCATGGGCTTTATCATCGCCCAGGACCGCCTGGGACCGGGACGCATCCATCACTGCATGCGCTGGATCGGAATCTGCAACCGGTCGTTCGACCTCATGTGCCGGCGCGCGAGCGAACGAAAGATCACGCCCGACGGCAAGACCCTGGCCACGCGGCAGATAATACAGTCCTGGATCTCGGAATCGGCGGCGGAGATCCATGCGGCGCGCCTCATGACGCTGCACGCCGCATGGAAGATCGACAACCTGGGGGCGAAGGAGGCGCGGGACGAGATCGCGCTCATCAAGTTCGTAGTCGCGAACACCATGCAGCGCGTGGTGGACAGGGCGCTACAGGTGCATGGGGGCCTGGGCATGACCGACGACACGATCATCGCGTACTTTTTCAGGCATGAGCGCGCGGCGCGCATATACGACGGTGCGGACGAGGTTCACAAGTCATCATTCGCCCGCCGCTACCTGAACAAGTACCAGAAATAAACGGAAAATCCCGGGGAACCCGACGACACTCCGGGAGCGACGATTAACGCGCATTGGAGAATGCAATGGCCAGGATCGATGAACCCACCGCGGCGTATACGGGTGAAGAATTCGATATTGAAAGGGTGAGGGGCCTCCTCCGGGAGGCGGTGCCCGGTTTGGAAGAACCCATGACCGTCACCCGATTCGCCTCAGGCTATTCCAATCTCACCTTCCTGTTGAAATCGGGAGGGCGGGAAATGGTTCTTCGAAGACCGCCGCGGGGGAAGAAGCCCAAGTCGGGTCACGACATGGCACGCGAGTTCAGGGTGCTCAAGGTGCTCAAACCGCATTTCCGCTACTGTCCTGAACCGGTGCTCTTTTGCGACGACCTGTCGGTTATGGACTCACCGTTTTACGTGATGGAGCGCATCAGGGGAACCATCCTCAGGAGAAACCTTCCCGAGGACCTTATGCTCACGCCCGCAAACGCCCGGGCGCTCTCGGCGAACCTGATCAAGGTGCTCTGTGAGCTTCATGCGCTCGATTACCGTGAGATCGGTTTCGAGGATTTCGGCAAACCCCAGGGATACGTGAAGCGGCAGGTCGACGGATGGTGCGCCCGCTACCGTGACGCGCGCACGCCCGACGCGCCTGATTTCGAGACGGTGATGCGCTGGCTCCAGGAAAAGATGCCCCCGGATTCGCCGCGGCCGTCGCTGATACACAACGACTACAAGTTCGATAACGTGGTGCTGGACGAACACGACCCGCTTAACATAATTGGGGTTCTCGACTGGGAGATGGCGACTATAGGCGACCCGCTCATGGACCTGGGGAATTCGCTGGCGTACTGGGTCGAGCCGGGTGATTCCGAGGAGCTCCAGTTCGCGCGGATGATGGCCACGAACGTGGAGGGGATGCTCTCGCGCCGCGAGCAGGCCGAGCTGTACGCCGGCACGATGGGCGTGGACGCGGGGAACATCGATTACTACTACTGCTTCGGAATATTCCGACTCGCGGTCATCGCGCAGCAGATCTATTACCGGTTTTACCATGGGCAGTCGAAGGACGAACGATTCAGGATGCTCATCTTCAGTGTGAAGATCGGGGAAAACACGGCGCTCAGGATAATCGGTGAATCGGGGCTCTAGATGTAAAGAATGGATCGAACCATACGAGTGCCGGCAGGCGGCAGCATGGTAAAGGCATACATAATTATTGCAGGAGGCACGCCATGAAAATTGAAGACGTTAAGAAGGTGCTTATAATTGGCGCAGGGACAATGGGACAGCAGATAAGCGTTCCGTGCGCCCTTGGCGGATACGAGGTCGTCATATACGACATCAAGGAGGAGATGCTCCAGACCGCCCGGAGGAGGATCCAGAACATTTTCAAGGGCAGCGTCGACTGGAAAAAGATTACCCAGGCCGAGAGCGACGCCGCGTTCGCGCGGATATCCTATACGACCGACGCCACGCACGCGGCGGCGAACGCCGACCTCGTAAGCGAATCAGTGCCCGAGGACCCCGCGCTCAAGGGAAAGGTGTTCGCGCAATTCAATGCACTCTGCCCCGAACGAACGGTTTTCACCACGAACACGTCCACTCTGCTCCCCTCGTACATTGCGGCACAGACGGGACGACCCGAAAGGTTTCTCGCCTACCATTTTCACGACACGAGGATGACGAACGTCGTCGATATCATGCCGCACCCCGGAACCTCACCCGAGACAATCGAGCTCGTGAAGGCCTTTGCGGAACGCACCGGCCAGCTCCCGATCATGCTCACGAAAGAAAACCACGGGTACGTGTTCAACGCGATGCTCTCGGCGCTCTTCTTCTCCGCGCAAAGCCTTGCGGCCAACGAGGTGGCTTCGGTGGAAGATATCGACAGGGCCTGGATGGGTGTGACGCATATGATGATAGGGCCCTTCGGGATCATGGACAGCGTAGGCCTCGATACCGTATGGCACATAACTAATTTCTGGGCGCAGAAAAATAAGGACCCCCAGGCGCTGCGCAACGCCGATCTCGTTAAAAAATATGTCGACCAGGGACGGCTGGGACAGAAACGCAAGCAGGGCTTCTACGAATATCCCAACCCTGCGTTCAGCAGGCCCGGGTTTCTCAAGGGAGAGAATTAAAGAAATCGCCTACCAATATCACAACAACTGCCTCAGGAGGCCCCCTAAATCCCCCGGAGGGGGACTTAAGCAATCGGCAGAATATGCAGGCAGGGGATTTTATTCATTTAAACCAAGAGGAAACGCATGTACGAAAACATCGAGATAAGGGCCGGGTCGCGCGCTATCGAACTCGTCCGCGACGGCGGCTTCAAGGCTGATACTGTAAAAATCGTCGCCGGCGCGTCGGGAGGGCCCAAGTGGCTCGTGCTCGCGGGATTCGACAAGATACTCCCGTCGATGTTCGCGCGGAGAAAGAAGCCGCTCCATCTCGTCGGCTCGTCGATTGGGGCGTGGCGCCTGGCGGCCCTTGCCTCGAAAAACCCCGAAAAGGCGATGCGCACGTTCGAAGACATGTACGTGAATCAGCGCTACGCGCGGCGCCCCACGGCCGTGGAGGTGACTGCGGAATCGCAGAAAATCATGGAAGCCTACCTTGGCGGGCAGGAGGGAAGCATCCTGAGCAATCCCGTTATGCGGCTCTCGGTGATCACGGTCAGGGCGAAAGGAATTGGGGCGAGCGATCTCCGGCTTCCCCTTTCGCTTTGTCTCGCGGGCGCGGCGCTTGGGAACCTTGCGCATCGTTCGCTGCTGAGTTATTTTTACGAGCGCTCGATATTCTCCGACCCGCGGGAGGCGGCGCCGTTCGCGCCCATGAACGATTTCCCGCCCGTTCACATACCCCTCACCGCGCTGAATATACGCGAGGCGATCATGGCCTCCGGCTCCATACCACTCGTGATGAGCGGCATACACGGCATCAAGGGTGCGCCCGGGGGGACCTACAGGGACGGTGGCATTATCGACTACCATCTCGACATGCCCTTCGCCGCGGGGCCGGAGGACCTGGTATTCTATCCTCACTTCTACCCGTACATCATTCCCGGGTGGTTCGACAAGTCGCTACCCCGGAGGAAACCCTCCGGAGCGAACATGTCAAACGTTCTGCTCGTGTCCCCCTCGAAAAGTTTCGTAGACTCCCTCCCCGGTAAAAAGATTCCCGATCGTGACGATTTTATGCTCTTCCGGGGACGGGACGACGAGCGCGTCGCGTGCTGGAAGAAGGTGGCATCTGCTAGCCGCAGGGTCGCCGATGAATTCATGGAAGCGGGTGGGAACGGCAAAATACGCGATCTCGTGAAGCCGATCGATTGCCGCTGACCCCATTTCCGTTAATCTGCCACCATAGAAAAAAGTTGAATTATTCGCCTCGGCATTGTAGTCTCTGCCTGAGTGATACAGGCCACATAAACCAACGATGGCGGTAGACCCATGGGAATTTTTGGACCTAATTTCAAAAAGCTTGTGGAAAAAAACGATACGCAGGGGCTCATAAACCTGCTCTCCTCGAAAAACCCGGACACGCGCATAAGCGCCATGCTCACGCTGGCCAAGACAAGCGACACTGCGGCCCTCGATGCGATGAAAAAGCTCCTCCATGACCAGGATCCGCGCGTGCGAACGGTCGCCACGCTGAAATTCGGCGAGGTGAATATCCAGGAAATGGTCGAGAACCTGGAGCAGATACTCAGGGACGGCTCCCCGGGCGACAAGATCGAGGCGCTGCACCTTATCGGCTCCCGGGGGGTGAGCGACCAGAGGCTCTCTGCGGTGCTCGCGGCTTCAATCGAGGACAAGAACCTGTCCGTGCGGCTGGCGGCGATAAAGACGCTGGGAATGCTCAAGGATGTTCATGTCGTGGAAAAGCTCATAACCTGCCTGGAACGCGAGCATATTCATATTCGCGTGGAGGCCATACATGCGCTGGGCGAGATCAGGGACGCGCGGGCGGTGAACCCGCTCATCGGGGCGTATATGGATAAATATCCCGAGGTGCGGGCCGCGGCGCGCGCAGCCCTCGAGCGTATCGGCACCGCGGAAGCGCTCAAGGCGCTCAACGATTCGCAATTCACCATGCTCGTCAGGAAAATGGAGGGCAATGAGCACGACCGCATGGAGACGGCCGCGCGCATCGGCCACCTGGGCCTTAAGGAGGCGCTCCCCCTCCTCGTCAGGGCCAGTGCGGACAAGTACAAGGAGGTGCGCATCGCAGCCGTAAAATCTATCGGAACCCTCAAGGAACAGGACGGGATAGATGCGCTGGTAAAGCTCCTGGATGACAAATTTTACGATGTACGCCTCGAGGTGGTGAAGGCGCTCGAACATATACCTTCACCCAGGTCGCTGGAAGGGCTCGAGGCCGCGGCGCGCGACAGGAACGAGTCGGTGAAGGTCGAGGCGGAGCGGGCCGTACAGGCTATGAAGACGCGGCTGGGGATGTGAGTCGGCGGAATAAACAGATAAGCGTGGGGCGTATGAAAAAACTTTATATCATTGCGGGCGTACTGCTGTGCGCCCTTGTCATCGTGCCGGTGATCGCCGGGATCGTGAGCGGGGACAGGATCGAGATTCCCTCCTCCTTCAAGGGGAATTATATAACGGTCCAGGGAGAAAAGATCCGCTGCTACCAGCACGGGAAGGGGCCGGACCTCCTTCTCATACACGGACTTCCGGGCTGCATCGAGGACTGGGACCCGGTATTCGACTCGCTTGCGGCAAGGTATCGCGTAACGGCATATGACCGGCCGGGGCACGGGTTCAGCAGCGCCCTCAAGCTTGAATACACCATTCAGGATAACGCCCGCTTCGCGCGCGGCGTTATCAACGGCATGGGATTGAAAAACGTGATCGTCGTGGGGCATTCGTACGGCGGGGGGATCGCGCTCGCCCTGGCGTCGCTCGACCCCGCGGGCATAAAGGCGTTCATTTCGATTGCGGGCGTCTGCAGGGCGATCGACGGCGTCGATCCCGTGTTCTACCTGAACAGGATACCCATCCTTGGCCGTGGTTTCGCGGCGCTCGCCGCGCGACTGTTGGGAAAGGGAATGGTCGAGGAAGGATTCGGGGACGCGTTCTATCCCAACGGATCGTTGATGACCGCCGACTTCCTGGTTAAACGCATGACGGTCTTCCTGCAGACAAAGGTGATCGTTACGACCTCCCAGGAGGAGACGCGCTTTAGCGAAAGCGTCGAGGAACTCGCTCGCTCCTATAAATACATCATGAAACCCGTTACGGTCATTCATGGGGAATCGGACAGGCTCGTGCCGTTCGAGGATTCGGTATGGCTGCAGAAAACCGTCCCCCCGGTGAAACTTATCCCGCTGAAAAACACGGGGCACATGGTGCAGTACGCGCACCCGGAGATCGTGATCGGGGCGGTGGACGCCCTCAGCAGGTGAAGCGGCGACTCGCATTTTCAAATTCACATAACGCGCGCGATAAAAACCGGGCGAATTTCAAAACCATATTGACAATTTGATTGCAATGATACACGATTGACCATGCCCCGTACGAACGTAGCGCCCTTTAATAAATACATTCACACGGATGCCGCCCTGATCGCGCCTGTAGTCCGGGAAGCGATTGAATACCTCCGCAGCTTAAAGGAACAGGGGGCCGCGCTTCGGGTCGATGAATATTATTACGCCCTTTCACTGGACGAGGCGCTCACGAACGCGGTCCAGCACGGAAACATGAACGATGCGGGCAAGAAGGTCCATCTCACGATTGTTCTACGGCGGTCATCGCTGGATATAGTTGTAACGGACGAGGGCGACGGCTATGATCCCGAGGCCGTGCCCGATCCCCGCCGGCCCGAATGTTTTTTCAAGCGCAATGGGAGGGGAATACACATTTTGAAAAACGTCGCGTGCGTGGAGTGGAACAGGAAGGGAAATGCCGTGACGATTCGGTTTTAAGGCGGCTGCGCGGTAAGTTGGTGGATGACGGGGATCGAACCCGCAACAACTGGAACCACAATCCAGGGCTCTACCATTGAGCTACACCCACCGAAGACTTTTCCCGTGTCCGGCGGCAAA
Coding sequences within it:
- a CDS encoding M20/M25/M40 family metallo-hydrolase → MAVSVQRRRRDSVSPGVPGDHPHHGVCSIDARAPAHVVGTPVLLPGKDFPACGKNRCGERLMENRTPPTMKERARSMDRFLSDSLPGYLRVLSDMIAINSHTMNAAGVNRLCDYTRAVFEKRGFTGRKISSVYKGCGNHLLLSRAGTSPEKIGCVSHLDTVFTAEEEVRNGFVFRIAGDRIYGPGANDIKGGTAVMLMMIDALRRFAPDAFERFSWELLFDATEETESDDFGAIAREALGTTGRACLVFESGEHAENEFILTAARKGRAVMRVTTSGKSAHAGSDHARGASAILQMADLLPKLEALTDYAAGLTCTVGTVEGGTALNRVPDSCDAGMEIRAFDPAVLSGAVEKALSYNGYSTVGSADGSFRCVARVELLRTNPSWPMNPGTGSLVAAWSRAAAVMGKGILAAPRGGISDGNLLWDTLPVIDGLGPAGDNCHCAESTADGLKEQEYALMSSFVPKAVLSALALCELARKDDGTDGGMHDAG
- a CDS encoding acyl-CoA dehydrogenase, yielding MDFGISDKMQTILTMINEFVDRELIPLEHQFVNAEFRDMVGLLAEKRKMVKQMELWGPNIPADLGGMGLPLVEHGLVSEALGRSPLGHYVFGCQAPDAGNIEILHQHGTKEQKEKYLKPLAAGDIRSCFSMTEVNMPGSNPVMMETTAVKEGGDYIINGQKWYTSSADGSKFAIVMAVTNPEAPLYQQASMIIVPTDTPGFNLVRNIPVMGHSGSDYASHGEILYQSCRVPQANLLGKEGMGFIIAQDRLGPGRIHHCMRWIGICNRSFDLMCRRASERKITPDGKTLATRQIIQSWISESAAEIHAARLMTLHAAWKIDNLGAKEARDEIALIKFVVANTMQRVVDRALQVHGGLGMTDDTIIAYFFRHERAARIYDGADEVHKSSFARRYLNKYQK
- a CDS encoding phosphatidylinositol kinase, which encodes MKITVSILILLLAASGLLPAFADCEKGDCTNGEGTYVWVDGARYAGAWKDDAPNGKGVMTWSNGDKYDGDWAKGKRHGDGVYSKSDGLTYQGQWENGYPHGNGTVTLPNGDKFRGQWKNGASEGMGTYTTREGLVMPAVWNGNFLGR
- a CDS encoding phosphotransferase family protein; translated protein: MARIDEPTAAYTGEEFDIERVRGLLREAVPGLEEPMTVTRFASGYSNLTFLLKSGGREMVLRRPPRGKKPKSGHDMAREFRVLKVLKPHFRYCPEPVLFCDDLSVMDSPFYVMERIRGTILRRNLPEDLMLTPANARALSANLIKVLCELHALDYREIGFEDFGKPQGYVKRQVDGWCARYRDARTPDAPDFETVMRWLQEKMPPDSPRPSLIHNDYKFDNVVLDEHDPLNIIGVLDWEMATIGDPLMDLGNSLAYWVEPGDSEELQFARMMATNVEGMLSRREQAELYAGTMGVDAGNIDYYYCFGIFRLAVIAQQIYYRFYHGQSKDERFRMLIFSVKIGENTALRIIGESGL
- a CDS encoding amino acid permease, with product MTGGKPVSPGGRPNTLFSEDTELKRELGLTETVSIVIGRIIGSGIFRTPGIIMACTLSTGLFGLVWLVGGIITIFGAMSYAELVAMIPKSGGPYVFLREAYNPIWAFLRGWAMFFVAETGSIAAVALVFAEHTGALIRISTGEGLSGTGILAVACATIWVLTLVNCFGVFLSGVVQDVFSFVKVLALGAVIGTCFTAPGDFAHFSAPLWPEQFTWGTLLAFGTAMRYSFFAYSGWEGATYVAEEVKNPRRNLPISLFVGISGVFILYIGANSAYLYQLPVEQFKESSWIAVDAIQMAAGALGGALISGAVMLNTFGNVGTQILCKARTWQAMASDGLFFKKLSEIHPRYKTPNYSLIFQGAWATVLLAFAAAEKNSYEAIIDFFTVTGTVFNIMTFASVFILRKKYPDAPRPYKAWLYPYSVVAVIVFHLAYLAITLITAFVPSMLGLLLTSSGLLYYYREKIFRRAAKTGAGNG
- a CDS encoding response regulator, translating into MGNRAHNFADTHILVAECERIIALDLRGMLNRMGYATIEHAYSSEEALIKIRNQKPDVLIMDELIDGHSHGGELGKSIARNFKIPVMLLTASLDESRHHARMRNVRLVHKPFGEKEILASLKSILKNK
- a CDS encoding 3-hydroxyacyl-CoA dehydrogenase: MKIEDVKKVLIIGAGTMGQQISVPCALGGYEVVIYDIKEEMLQTARRRIQNIFKGSVDWKKITQAESDAAFARISYTTDATHAAANADLVSESVPEDPALKGKVFAQFNALCPERTVFTTNTSTLLPSYIAAQTGRPERFLAYHFHDTRMTNVVDIMPHPGTSPETIELVKAFAERTGQLPIMLTKENHGYVFNAMLSALFFSAQSLAANEVASVEDIDRAWMGVTHMMIGPFGIMDSVGLDTVWHITNFWAQKNKDPQALRNADLVKKYVDQGRLGQKRKQGFYEYPNPAFSRPGFLKGEN
- a CDS encoding EamA family transporter, with translation MLVCAAVLWSTGGIFIKMIDLHPMSIAGWRSLIAAITLLLLVGKPKITWSLPQMGGGIAYVGTVILFVISNKLTTAANAIILQYTAPIYVALLGIIILKEKVGLRGWLTMALALCGVAMFFGDKIDAGGQLGNILSVVSGLSLAFLIIALRYQKSGSPAETILVGNVITALVCLPFMGAQIPNARMAIPLVLLGTLQLGLAYYLYANAIKYVPALEAIIIPIIEPILNPLWVFIFMGERPGAWSLAGGGVVLVSVTAYCILTRVNGSPALRDDTAPTG